CTGAATAAAGCTTGGTAAAGGCATGGTCATCTGACTTCTGTGTCTACTGCTGCTCTCCCTAATGACAAGTACAATCAGCTCAGCTACTCTACTGTCTCTGAGGTGATTCTGCTCTTGAGATCTGTAacaattaatattaaaaattccaGGAGTTAAAAATGGAATGGAAGTAAGATGTGAGAGGAAAGCATAAATGAGCAATCATGTTCTTGGGGATTGGATTCATGCTAGAGAAAGCTGCCTCTGTCCAACAGCTTGTGGATCTGAGTGTTAGCTCCATATACCAGGAATAACTTTGCTGAAGTCAGGGAAACTAGATAAGTCTTCTCTGGTAGTGCAAGGATAGATGGCTCTAGGATACATTCAGTGGAAAAGGGCAGAAATTCCAGTCTCTTACTTAACTGCTGCTTGACCTTTGTTTGTACTATATTACAGAGGCCTCAGAAACAATAGAGCCACAGCAGAAGACATTGCTCAATATTACCAACACTATGTGATGAAGAAAGGACTGCAGAAGAATTTCAGATGTGGTACTGTTGTGACCTCTGTGAGGAAAGTGAGTGCAGAGAGCATCTCCAACCACACACAGAAAGATCTGCCGGAGAATAGTGACTCACTCTGGAACTTCAATGAGAAAAGTGCGGAGGTCTTTCAGGTGGATGGATTTTTCAAAACTGTGAAAGGTGATAAAGAGCCCTTCTCCATCTATGCAGAGAATGTGGTCTTAGCTACAGGAACATACGATAGTCCTACTTGGCTTGGGGTCAAGGGAGAGAACCTTTCCTATGTCCATCACCAGCTGTCTGCTCTGGAGGAAGCAGTGAAGAACAACAGCATTGGCATTATGTCAGATCCAGTCTTGATTGTAGGTGCTGGCCTGACAGCTGCTGATGCGATTCTCTTTGCTCACCATTGCAATATTCCAGTAATCCATGTTTTTCGGAGACAAGTCAGTGATCCGGGTCTTATTTTTAACCAGCTCCCCAAAATGATGTACCCTGAATACCACAAAGTCCATCAGATGATGAAAGAACAGTCAGCTGCTTGTGCTGGGCCCTATGAGTGTTACGTTAGCCTTCCTGAACATCATGTGCTATCCTTCGGCAAGGACAAGAAATGTATCTTTCAAGACAAGAATGGCTACCAGAAAGTTTATAAAATTTCCATGGCTCTTGTTCTAACTGGCTCAAACCCCAACCTCTCCTTTCTGCCAAATAATGCCATTGACTTGGCAATGGACAGTGACCAACCAGTCAATCCAAAGAGGAATCCCATAGATGTTGATCCATTCACCTATGAATGCACTCAGGAGAAAGGGCTTTATGCTCTAGGACCTCTAGCTGGAGATAACTTTGTACGCTTTGTACAGGGAGGGGCTCTGGCTGTTGCCAGCTCTCtgttaaagaaagcaaacaaaaatcccccctaacaaaaaaaatccctatgcTAACTGTGTCTGAATGGGCTACTGCTGTTTTCTTAGAGGAGCAGGTCATCTGATTTTACATCCTCAAATGTAAAGCCCACTCCTGGTATTCTCCAAGGTTATGCAGAGAGTAACTAAGTTCTTGCTGAGTTATTTGAGAAGATTAAGTCACCAAATACAGAGTGGGTTTTGCACACGGCAATGCCTTCAATCCCTAGGGATTCAGCTCCTTTTCTGCATAGCTGTGCATGAAGGCTGCAGGGGCTTTGAATCTTGTGCCTGGAAAAGTAGGGGCCAAGATAGTGATGACTCTTTTTTATGTAACATCTTCAAGGTTGCTGAAAACTGAATTGGGGAACAATCAATGTTTATTATTTCCAGACAGCAGGCAGACAACCCTGTGTCTGTCAGTGTTTCATGGTGTTTTTTTCATGGAACCAAGTAAGCCaatgtggttttatttgctcCTGTGGCTTGGCTGTATGCTCTTATTAGGGCAGAAATCACTGAAAGATGCTGCAAGTACCTCTCTGGCACATGAAGTAGTACTCTGCAAATAAAAACTGACACAGAAACAGTCAAAACTCTATTGTTTCACTGACACCAGCATCAAGTAATATGTAATATCTTTTTAATCAAGAGattcctgtgatttttttttcctccttcttgaGAAGGAATGGTACTAATTTACAAACACTTGGTTTGCCATCTTGCAGCTTTCTACCCTCTAAATCCTAAAACTGTGATAGCCAAATTCTTGGCAGCTGCTGTAGAGACAGCAGAACTAAAGGGGAGCTACTGGTCTGTCTTGTAACTGCCCGGGTACTATATGGGGCTTCTGCTGCACAAGAGTATTTCAGAAAGATGCAATATGTTATATGTTGTGTGAATTTCTAAtgtaatgtgatttttatttttttttttagagtacTATTTGTGTAAAGGGGAAATTGGCACGGTCACTTTTTGATAGTTTTATGCTATATAGAGTATTTTTTCATACTGTTTCCTAAAAGATTTTTattggcaaaatattttgttacagGCTTTCAGTCAGTGTTTTGAATGagctggggtgggtgggaatgATGCCTTGTGTTGCAAATAGCATTCTCAACAGACCTACAAGGCCTTTCATACCTCTCACAGGAAAAATCAGTCATAGCTAATCTTATCTGATGTAAAGACAGACTGCACTGAAACTCACTGACATGACAGGATGCTGCACATGTCTCTGGAAAGCTGAGTATGTGGAGACAGTGGCTGTTTGTAAATGAATCAATCTTAAGTTGAGATGTGTAAGGAGCTTGTTTGTGGTGTTGCTGTATCACACTTGAATATTTTTGCCACTGACTATTCTTGTATTAAATTTTTCAATAAAGTGATTTCAGACTTAgtctgtgtttggtttttttaactgtgaCTGAATCTCTCACCCAGTGAAGATATAATGAACTGTTCATCAGCTTCCTGGCAAGCACCAGGTTGTAGTTTGTGCCTGCTAAATCCTGCATCTTTCTACTGCCTCGGAGCACAACACTGTGGATTTGCTTTCTGTGTATCTTCCTCTCTCCAGTAGGATAGAGAACCCTTGTAGAGTGCTTTGGCAGTGTCTGTCTCTTGTGAGGCTAAAACACAATACCAAACCAAGCTATTTGCCAAGCATGTTCTTGCCTAGGGGATCTTAGATCCTGTTAcctactgttttcttctgtctggAAAAATCTCAAATCAGGGCCTAGTCTAGTAAGTCAATAAGACAGTTTAGATCAGAAGGGACACTTGAGGGTCTCTGGTCCAATGCCACTAAAACAGGGCAAGCTTTGAAGTTAGACCTGGTTGCTCAGTGCCTTGTTGGGGAAAGCTTTGAGTATCTTCCAGGATGGAGATTGCACTGTCAGCACTTGCTTGCCCCATTCAACATTTGACCACCTTTGTTGTTGAGAATTGTGGGGTATTTTCTTAACTAGTTGAAGTGTGCCTATTGCAGCTTACCAACTGCTTCTTGGTTtgtgttggtggtttttttgtgtgtggtggtggtttgtttttttttttaactgcacagctctgagaagagtctggctcaaTGTGTTAAAAGAGCAATCCTCATTCTTCTCTGAAGGCTGAGACTGGAGGCTCCTCAGGATTTTGGGGGCACAGAAATGGTGGTGTGAATGAGTTTCCTGGTCTGTAATTGCTCACTGGCCAGAGCGGTGGCAAAGCCCTCAGGGCTCTCTTTGGCAGTATTGCTCTAAATGAGATGGTAGTTGTTCCCCTGAATCTGTTATCCTGGCAATATGGGGATTACAGAGTATGGATAATGTGGTCCTGAGCCATCTTACATGTTTTTGGTACTCCCCAGAAGTGATGTCTTATGCTCCTCATAGGAGCTTAGGTCCCAAGCAGTGCAGGATTGTGTTGTTCCTCTCCTGCACCTGACctttgctagaaaaaaaagagtgatcAATGTTCACCTTtctaaaaataccatttttggCTAGTTCTCAAATTCCTGCATCAAAAGCAAATGGAGCAGAGAACAAAAGCCAAAgggcatcttaaaaaaaaaagggggggggggcatcagAGTGTGCTGGGTATAAGGGCATAGGATTGGTGTCAAGTGAAATGCTGCTCTTCCCATCACTGAGGTCAAAGTCACAGTGTTCATGGTGATCATTCCTGTATCCTGTATTGCATTACGGTGATCTAATTTGCCCTGTGCTGGGAAGCTCCTAACTAGggcagcagcctgtgcctgcaTTGGGGGAGCTTGGGTGACTGTTTTAAATAGCCGGCTTTCTCACCCAAGAGGGATAAGCTGATTGCCTGCCCTGTGTAGGACCGGAAAAGGAAGTGGTTTTTCACAACCGATCCTTAAAAAATATCCTATATTCTGCCCCCGAGGGATGTCAAAGCAGAGGATCTCAATAGCAGAGGTGGTGGTTTGCTCGTCAACAGCAAGTCCTCAGGGCAAGGCTGCGCAGTGCTAATCCAAGCTGTCATTCAGTTCTCTGTATCCAGGGAGGCAAATATGAATTACTGTTCCAAAACAATCAGCTGTGAGAGTTAACAGATACCAGCTTTGTTATGTATGGGATTCATCCATGCATTATGACCTTGACCTACAGCATGTGACgggaccaggaaaaaaaaaatagtctccTCCTGGGCCTTCTGCACATCATGTTCCACCCATGCTAGTGACACAGCTTCATCAGGTGAGGTGCTAAATGCTTTCACCAGCATTTCCATTGCTGCATGTGAGGCCCAGCTGGGAAGTTACCTTGGTGAGTTAGCGGACTATTTAAAATTGGAGATGACTCTGCTTCATTTCTCCATCCCCTGCAAGTCCTTTGGTGTCCTCTCCATGCTGGCCAGGGGGAACCTTCTGCAGCCATGGTGACCAAAGCAGATCGGTCAGGGAAGCCTCAATCAACTCCCTGCACTGCTGAATTTGGATagagcaggattttttttttattcagacCTCTGGCTGCCACTAAGAGGTGATGTTTGTCACTCCACAAGAAGGGCTACACATCAGGCACtcattttctgtccttcagGGCTTCTCAACCTCCTTCAGTTTCCTCCCTGAACTGATCAGTCCCCAGTGTGTGTCTTTGCAGAACAAGCTCCTGAGACTTGCTGGCACTTGCCAGGAGCAGTGGAAAATTATGCACCAAGAACAGAAACAAGGATTTGAAGTTTAccaacaagacaaaaaaaaaaagaattgttttttttaattttattttgctagtGAGTCCTTGTAGTCAAGGCTGACgtgttttaaataaacatgcTTGCGGGTGTGGCAGAACTGACTGTACAAGTCTGAACTCAGATACCTTTTATTATGCAATTAACATGCAAACTTACTGCTTCTACTTTTTGCTTTGATGAAGGACTTAATAAGATGTCAGAGCATGTTTGTTGTGAGCTTTCACTTCTTAAATGAAGGGAAGGGTACCCTCTTTTTGAAAAAAGCCATCTTTTACCTATCATCTGGATTGAAATCATCTCAGTAAAATAGTCTTGGGAACCCCTTTGGTTGTCCAGCATTCACTTTTTTTGGCCACATTTCTGTCTTTGAGCACAGGACTAAATCCAGCCACATCTTGGCCAGACCACTCTCTTTAAAAGGTGTACAGGACATTACAATAGATTGCGAGTCCAATGATTGCCTGAGTCTTAGCTTTATAAGGACCCTTAGGGAGCTGTTAGACTGTTGCAGACTGTGCTGGCTTAAATTAACCTGCTTTATTTGTGAAATATAGAAATTTGCAGGCAGGCCAGCAGCCAGTGCATCACTGCCTAACTGACAGCTCCTGAGGTTGTGCTAAGCTGCTCGTAACTGGGGAGCACTTAGGGGGTGGACGGTGGAGGGGGGGTCTTCTAGCAGAAGGGGTTTCAAGCTGGAACCAAGCCTGGAGGCTCCAGGGAACAACATCTGACTTCCAGGGCTCTGAAGCAAGCTGCAAGGGTTGAAGCAAGCTCCTGGCTAGAGAGTGGCTAAGTGAGGAGTAAGAAAAGGGAGCGCAAATTTTGTTGCTATTGTTGGCTGGATCCTGCCTTCTGCCAGAGCCTGGAAACCTGCATGGATCAGCTGTCCAGGAAGAGTTTCCTTTGGCATCCCTGGGGACTAAGACTTGAGGGCCAGGACAAAACCAGGATCCTCTGCTGTGCAGCTCAGAGACAGAGAGATTCTGCTCCATCATGGGAAGGAAAATGTCTCATGCCATTTCTGCCTTCAGGAATATGAACGTGCCCTTCTGCTCAGTAGGGGCACCCATATATAACTTGGCTCAAAGAAGCAGGACCACTAATATATTGATTTACAGGAGCTTGTCTGAGgaggggcagagcaggcagctcccATGCACTTTCTGCGAAGGACACAgaatggattttgttttccGGTCCAATTTTTGCTGGTTACGTTCATTTCTTGGAAGTGCCGTTGATGGTTCTGCCTGATTTTACTGCCACACCACAGCAAGCTGGAAacaagggaaaggaggggaatCCCGAGCCAGGCAGCACGCATGCACGGGCAGCATGGCTCTGCTCCATACCCGGCACCATCGCCAGCCGGGAAACCCTGTTGGGAAGGTGCAAGCACTATTTATTTAAGATATTTACCCCGCAGGTGAATTTCCATGTCTTGGTCTCACTGGAAGTGAAGGGGCTGGTGAAATAACTGCAGGAACCACCTTTATGCATGGGGACGCCAGCTGCAAAGTGCTGCGGTCCTCACGGCAGCCGGCCGAGCTGGGGTGTTTGATTACAGCCCAGCTATCTCCGAGGTAAACAGAGCTGGTTTGGCTGCGGTGTTAGGCTGGAGCCAGGTCAGAAGGGGTTTGCTCGGGGTAACAGGGGCTAACTGCAAGCTGGGAAAGAAGAGGCAGTTCAACAGGGGTTGTGAGCGTGTAAAGTTACTGCTGATGATGGAGTGCGGATTTTGGGATATTATATTGGGTAAGTCTCCAAATGTGAGTTGCGCTTTTATGGGCCACTGAGCCTTTTGCCAGGGAGGCGAATTTTAACCAGAGGACAAGCAAAGGGCAGGATGAAATCATTCCTTTAATGATAAAGACCTAGAAAACCAGGAGAGCTGTGGTTTTTTATAGACCACAGATGCAGTTTCAGGCCCAAACCATTCATTCCTTTTGAGAGCTGGCCCAACAGAGCAAACCTCATTTGCAACTTGGCATTAATACCCAAGTTATCCAGTATTACCGTAACTCCGAGTCAGCAGAGGTCTCAGAGGCAGAGATAGCTTTCAAAACTAATAAACCGACCCATAGatctttcagctgaaaaagcTATGGAATTTgtatgtcaga
This genomic window from Haliaeetus albicilla chromosome 10, bHalAlb1.1, whole genome shotgun sequence contains:
- the OSGIN1 gene encoding oxidative stress-induced growth inhibitor 1, with translation MLPDRKMYALLTRPQNKSGLKPLPVVIIGNGPSGICLSYLLSGNIPYFKRGSLHPHPILQRKLEEAPDVSILDQDLEYLSEGLEGRSHSPVALLFDTLQRPDTDFGGTAESVLTWWHETNRAIPHLVLGRNAPGGAWHSIEGSMVTLSRGEWMGLPDLPFKDWLKQKRRGLRNNRATAEDIAQYYQHYVMKKGLQKNFRCGTVVTSVRKVSAESISNHTQKDLPENSDSLWNFNEKSAEVFQVDGFFKTVKGDKEPFSIYAENVVLATGTYDSPTWLGVKGENLSYVHHQLSALEEAVKNNSIGIMSDPVLIVGAGLTAADAILFAHHCNIPVIHVFRRQVSDPGLIFNQLPKMMYPEYHKVHQMMKEQSAACAGPYECYVSLPEHHVLSFGKDKKCIFQDKNGYQKVYKISMALVLTGSNPNLSFLPNNAIDLAMDSDQPVNPKRNPIDVDPFTYECTQEKGLYALGPLAGDNFVRFVQGGALAVASSLLKKANKNPP